The following coding sequences are from one Paenibacillus sp. JDR-2 window:
- a CDS encoding aldolase catalytic domain-containing protein, whose amino-acid sequence MNSKTSHCKIVDCTIRDGGLVNNWDFSVEFVQHLYNTLNEAGVDYMEIGYKNSPKLLKGADTAGPWRFLDDNFLKQVIPNKGNTKLSALVDIGRVDENDILPRSESLLDLIRVACYIQDVDKALQLVQLFHERGYETTLNIMALSNVMENQLIEAFELIKESVVDVVYIVDSYGSLKPNDYSYLIEKFQHHLPNKRLGIHTHNNMQLAFANTLLAAEKGVELLDASVYGMGRAAGNCNTELLVANLQNAKYNVRPVLDMIEKYMIPLREKEEWGYIIPYMITGMLDEHPRSAMALRDSEDKDKCVDFYDRLTTPEVAHSK is encoded by the coding sequence ATGAACTCGAAAACTAGTCATTGTAAAATTGTCGATTGTACGATCCGCGACGGCGGACTTGTGAACAACTGGGATTTCAGCGTTGAATTCGTTCAACATCTCTATAATACATTGAACGAAGCCGGCGTAGACTATATGGAAATCGGCTACAAAAACTCGCCTAAGCTGCTGAAAGGCGCCGATACGGCTGGCCCTTGGCGTTTCCTGGATGACAACTTCCTGAAGCAAGTCATCCCTAACAAAGGCAATACCAAGCTGTCCGCTCTTGTCGATATCGGTCGCGTAGACGAGAATGACATCTTGCCGCGCAGCGAGAGCCTTCTCGACCTCATCCGCGTAGCCTGCTACATCCAGGATGTAGACAAAGCTCTTCAATTGGTTCAACTGTTCCATGAACGCGGATACGAAACAACCCTTAACATCATGGCACTCTCCAACGTTATGGAGAACCAGCTGATTGAGGCTTTCGAACTGATCAAGGAAAGCGTAGTGGACGTTGTCTACATCGTAGACTCGTACGGCAGCTTGAAGCCTAACGACTACAGCTATCTGATTGAGAAATTCCAGCATCATCTGCCTAACAAACGCCTTGGTATCCATACGCATAACAACATGCAGCTTGCCTTCGCAAACACGCTGCTTGCTGCGGAAAAAGGCGTAGAGCTGCTTGATGCTTCCGTATACGGCATGGGCCGCGCTGCAGGCAACTGCAACACGGAGCTGCTTGTCGCTAACCTTCAAAATGCGAAATACAATGTGCGTCCGGTTCTCGACATGATCGAGAAATACATGATTCCTCTCCGCGAGAAGGAAGAGTGGGGCTACATTATTCCTTACATGATCACGGGCATGCTGGATGAGCATCCACGCTCGGCTATGGCGCTTCGCGATTCCGAAGACAAAGATAAATGCGTTGACTTCTACGATCGTCTGACGACTCCGGAAGTCGCTCATAGCAAATAA
- a CDS encoding biotin-dependent carboxyltransferase family protein: protein MKVLKPGLSTTIQDSGREGYRSSGISAGGAMDRYALRMANLLVGNEEGEAGLEVTLIGPELEVDTDLLISVCGAYLEPTIDGEELPMWRPVFVPRGAVLRFGRAVSGCRAYVAAAGGFGVPRELGSRSTDVRAALGGLAGRRLAAGDALPCGAAQGTAAPSRWAAAWATALSRLGEASAATAPEGAGRRLPWAAAPWFAPPGAYGGGDGEDGIVLRAMPGSEHGQFSAAAREALFRERYTVAPASDRMGCRLIGTPLARESRAELLSHGVTPGAVQVPPGGGPIILAADCQTTGGYPKIAHVATVDMPLAAQAKPGDTIRFQPVTLDEAQRLDRRREQDIRYLAAAIRSRWP from the coding sequence ATGAAGGTGTTAAAACCCGGCCTGTCGACTACGATTCAGGATTCGGGGAGAGAAGGCTACCGTTCCTCGGGCATTTCTGCCGGAGGGGCGATGGACCGGTATGCGCTGCGGATGGCCAACCTTCTGGTGGGCAATGAGGAAGGGGAAGCGGGACTTGAGGTAACGCTTATCGGACCTGAGCTGGAGGTGGATACGGATCTTCTTATTTCCGTTTGCGGAGCTTATCTGGAGCCAACCATTGATGGAGAAGAGCTGCCGATGTGGCGGCCGGTCTTTGTTCCGCGCGGCGCGGTGCTGCGCTTTGGCCGCGCCGTAAGCGGCTGCCGCGCCTACGTGGCGGCAGCGGGAGGCTTTGGCGTGCCGCGCGAGCTTGGCAGCCGCAGCACGGACGTGCGCGCCGCGCTGGGCGGGCTCGCCGGGCGGCGCCTTGCCGCCGGCGACGCCTTGCCCTGCGGCGCGGCGCAGGGCACAGCTGCCCCGTCCCGGTGGGCAGCCGCATGGGCAACGGCGCTGTCGCGGCTGGGCGAAGCCTCCGCCGCGACAGCGCCGGAAGGCGCGGGCCGCCGCCTGCCGTGGGCGGCCGCGCCATGGTTCGCGCCGCCGGGTGCCTACGGCGGCGGCGACGGCGAAGACGGCATCGTGCTTCGCGCGATGCCGGGGAGCGAGCACGGGCAGTTCAGCGCAGCTGCCCGTGAAGCGCTCTTCCGGGAGCGGTATACCGTCGCTCCCGCCTCGGACCGCATGGGGTGCCGCCTGATCGGCACCCCGCTGGCAAGAGAGTCCCGTGCGGAGCTGCTCTCGCACGGGGTAACGCCCGGTGCCGTGCAGGTACCGCCCGGCGGCGGGCCGATCATTCTGGCCGCCGACTGCCAGACAACCGGCGGCTATCCCAAAATCGCGCATGTCGCTACGGTCGACATGCCGCTCGCGGCCCAGGCGAAACCGGGTGATACGATCCGGTTCCAGCCTGTTACCTTAGACGAAGCGCAGCGGCTGGATCGCCGGCGCGAGCAGGATATCCGCTATCTGGCCGCCGCGATCCGAAGCCGCTGGCCTTAA
- the pxpB gene encoding 5-oxoprolinase subunit PxpB, with product MSVHVTPLGDRALVLQQDTQGANGWKQMADLAWTLKQQAEAWVIDIVPAYETVTVLYDPAMLWREIEQGPEADVLLPYHLAERKLRSLIENGKAASERGGKGRRFDLPVYYGGQYGPDLGESAERSGLTAAEFVEEHSRVEYTVAMIGFMPGFPYMGGLPEKLEQPRKAVPRSIVPAGSVGIAGKQTGIYPLASPGGWQIIGYTPICMFDKERSEPVLLRAGDRVRFIPVTGGDIR from the coding sequence ATGTCTGTTCACGTAACACCGCTTGGCGACCGCGCGCTTGTCCTCCAGCAGGATACGCAGGGAGCGAACGGATGGAAGCAGATGGCCGACCTTGCATGGACGTTGAAGCAGCAAGCCGAAGCTTGGGTGATTGATATTGTACCGGCTTACGAGACGGTTACCGTCCTGTATGATCCTGCTATGTTGTGGCGGGAGATTGAGCAAGGGCCGGAGGCTGACGTTCTGCTGCCTTATCACCTCGCGGAACGGAAGCTGCGGAGTTTGATCGAGAATGGAAAAGCAGCCTCGGAACGGGGAGGTAAAGGCCGCAGATTTGATCTTCCTGTGTATTATGGAGGTCAATACGGTCCGGACCTGGGGGAGTCAGCCGAACGTTCGGGGCTGACGGCGGCGGAGTTCGTCGAGGAGCATTCCAGGGTGGAGTATACCGTGGCGATGATTGGATTTATGCCGGGTTTTCCGTATATGGGCGGGCTGCCGGAGAAGCTAGAGCAGCCGCGAAAGGCCGTACCGCGTTCTATTGTCCCGGCAGGGTCTGTGGGAATTGCGGGGAAACAGACCGGGATTTATCCGCTTGCTTCGCCAGGTGGCTGGCAGATAATCGGCTATACGCCGATCTGCATGTTTGATAAGGAACGCAGTGAGCCTGTGCTGCTTCGCGCGGGCGACCGCGTCCGCTTTATTCCCGTAACCGGAGGTGACATCCGATAA
- a CDS encoding GNAT family N-acetyltransferase: MTITSRLVTNEQDLQAVYDIRKKVFVDEQGVPAENEYDEFEESSKHVLVHYNDEPVAAGRVRVVDGVAKLQRICVLASHRKYGLGRAVVEALESVAREDGLKEAKLNGQTHAEAFYSKLGYNTVSDVFLEEGIPHVTMKKTL; the protein is encoded by the coding sequence ATGACAATTACTTCAAGATTGGTTACCAATGAACAAGATCTGCAGGCGGTCTACGACATCCGCAAAAAAGTTTTTGTGGACGAGCAAGGCGTACCAGCCGAGAACGAATACGACGAATTCGAGGAATCGTCCAAGCATGTCCTGGTCCACTACAACGATGAGCCGGTTGCTGCGGGCCGCGTAAGAGTAGTTGACGGAGTAGCTAAGCTTCAGCGCATTTGCGTCCTTGCTTCCCACCGCAAATACGGACTTGGCCGCGCTGTTGTCGAAGCACTTGAGTCTGTTGCCCGCGAAGACGGCCTCAAGGAAGCGAAGCTTAACGGCCAGACGCATGCCGAAGCCTTCTACTCCAAGCTCGGCTACAATACCGTCTCCGACGTATTTCTGGAAGAGGGCATCCCACACGTTACCATGAAAAAAACGTTATAA
- a CDS encoding VWA domain-containing protein, with translation MIKNQAKSKLMSMIISMVVILLILAGCSSNRNNNAADRAAPDRGTESSKAESSADGLGNRVEDRAVEPESHREEVRRQGRTDAPIQAGQLTAGEWDDLAAWERFNNLLNGYEGSGSSAYWGFEYFNRLEVSVTSDGRAVSDARVRLIGEQNQTVWEAKTNAEGNAFVFAGLFKDNGQQNQRTRYSVEVMADQQKKKVSNIEVPGQGALKVDLDGELPASNQVDVMFVMDTTGSMQDEMDYLEAELNDVITRVGEKHANQLDIRMSTNFYRDIHDDYVVKANPFTTHIDQAVKLIAMQKAQGGGDYPEAVEQAMRNAVSDHKWSENARARLLFLVLDAPPHHETQIIQEMHSVIADAAKAGIRIIPVASSGVDADTEYLLRFAAVATGGTYLFLTDDSGIGSDHLEPAVGEYETKLLNDLLVEVINRYVQ, from the coding sequence ATGATAAAAAATCAGGCGAAAAGCAAGCTCATGTCCATGATCATTTCAATGGTTGTTATCTTGCTTATTCTGGCCGGCTGTTCGTCTAACCGGAACAATAACGCGGCCGACCGGGCAGCTCCGGATCGCGGGACGGAGAGCAGCAAAGCCGAATCTTCAGCGGATGGCCTGGGTAACCGGGTTGAGGATAGGGCTGTTGAGCCCGAATCGCACCGGGAAGAGGTGCGCCGTCAAGGGCGGACCGACGCGCCTATCCAGGCAGGCCAGCTAACCGCCGGCGAGTGGGATGATCTTGCCGCGTGGGAACGGTTCAATAACTTGCTTAACGGCTATGAAGGCAGTGGCAGCTCCGCATATTGGGGCTTTGAATATTTTAACCGGCTGGAAGTATCGGTGACCTCTGACGGCCGTGCTGTATCCGATGCGAGGGTAAGGCTTATCGGGGAGCAGAATCAGACGGTCTGGGAAGCCAAGACAAATGCCGAGGGGAATGCATTTGTATTCGCGGGATTGTTCAAGGATAACGGGCAGCAAAATCAGAGAACGCGTTATTCGGTTGAAGTAATGGCCGACCAGCAGAAGAAAAAGGTATCCAACATCGAGGTGCCCGGTCAAGGAGCCCTGAAGGTAGACCTCGACGGTGAACTGCCAGCCTCGAATCAGGTAGACGTCATGTTTGTGATGGACACAACCGGCTCCATGCAAGACGAGATGGATTATTTGGAAGCCGAGCTGAACGATGTGATTACCAGGGTTGGCGAGAAGCATGCCAATCAGCTGGATATCCGGATGAGCACGAATTTTTACCGGGATATTCATGATGATTATGTCGTGAAGGCGAATCCTTTTACAACCCATATCGATCAGGCGGTAAAGCTTATTGCGATGCAAAAAGCACAAGGCGGCGGTGATTATCCGGAAGCGGTAGAGCAGGCCATGCGCAACGCGGTCAGCGATCATAAGTGGAGCGAGAACGCGCGGGCAAGGCTTCTGTTTCTTGTGCTGGATGCACCGCCTCATCACGAGACCCAAATTATCCAGGAGATGCACAGCGTAATTGCAGACGCGGCAAAGGCGGGGATTCGCATTATCCCGGTTGCTTCAAGCGGCGTTGATGCGGATACGGAATATTTGCTGCGGTTTGCGGCCGTCGCAACCGGTGGCACTTATCTGTTCTTGACCGACGACAGCGGCATTGGCAGTGATCATCTGGAACCGGCCGTAGGCGAATACGAGACAAAGCTGCTTAATGATCTGCTGGTTGAAGTCATCAACCGGTACGTGCAATAA